In Silene latifolia isolate original U9 population chromosome 6, ASM4854445v1, whole genome shotgun sequence, the genomic window tgttgggactaatacataccgatgtatatGGTCCAATGAGTATCATcgcaaggggaaattatgactacttcgtcacttttaccgatgatttaagtggatataggtatatttacttaatcaaatataaaagtgaagcatttgaaaaatttaaagaatttcaaaaggaagtagagaaccaattgaatatgaagattaaaacactacgatccgatcgtagtggagaatatcttagcaatGAATTCGATTCTCACTTAAAAGATTATGGTATTgtatcacaactcactccaccaaGTACAcctcaactcaatggtgttgccgaaaggaggaatcgaaccctactagatatggttcgatctatgatgagtcaaacggaTCTGCCAGATTTGTTTTGGGGTTTTGCAATTCTGACGGCCATAAAATATTTAAATCAATGTCCAACCAAAGCTgcagataagactccatatgagatatagaAGGGAAAAGTTCAAACTTGTCATATATGAAAATTtagggttgtgatgcttatgtcaagattAAATCTACCGATAAGCTAGCACCCAAATCTGACAAGTGTtactttgtaggttatccaaaaAACActcgtggatattacttctacaaccgtcatgagaataaagtgtttgtggctGATGAGGCAGTCTTTCTAGAATTGGATtacatttctagaagacagaacgggagaaaatttgaacttaacGAAGTTCAAAAACCATAGAAACAATGACCTAGAGATAGAAAGAGAAGCAGCCGTCCTCTCTAGGTCCTGAGATCTTTATCTTGATTGGTGACTAATCATGACTAAGAAGTCAAACAAATCTAATTCAAATAAGAATCACATTGCTCATGGTAATTCAGTAGTCTCGAATGGTATTCGAAATGAAAAAGTCAAAGTTCTAAGTCGGATTGATCCGGCAGAAGGCACAAAAGTGAAAAGTATCCATGAGATTAATGAGATCCCAATACTACAAGATTCTGAATTACATGTGGAGACTGTGATGATGGAAACTAGTACTGATGATGATGAGAGCAACACCATGGATGAGCAGGAGAATACAGCCGTAGATAAGGAAGAGGAGATCTGGTACCAAAGGCATGGTAAACGCACCATGGCTATAATTGAGGATAATCTGGATGATCTTCTGCAACTCTCGGATGAAGATGTCCAAGATGAAGTAGACTACTGGAAGCAGGCTGTCTACGGCTTTGTTGTGGGGGCAAATCCTCCATGGCAAGTCTTGGAAGGGTTCCTGAAACGAATATGGAGTAAGTTCAATTTCGATAAAATTTCATTTATGCCTAATGGTGTATTTCTTGCTCATTTTCAAACTGAAGAAATGAAACAACGAGTGCTAAATAGTGGACACTTCCTTTTTGATAATAAACCTTTGTTCATAAAGGAGTGGAAACCTGATATTGAATTAACTAAGGAGGAAATAAAGGCAGTACCTGCTTGGATTAGACTTCATAAGTTACCTCTGAAATTTTGGGGAAAGAGTCTTCCTAAATTGGCTAATCTGATTGGGGAATATATTAAGAGTGATGCTCCAATGGAGAGTAAATCAAGATTAGGGTTCGCTCGTGTTCAGGTGGAGCTTAAATTAGGGCAGCAATTTCCTAAAACAATTAAGTTCCTAGATGAGACTAAATGTCTTATTGAGATTGATATTGAGTATGAATGGAAGCCCACGGTGTGTTCAAAGTGCAACCTAATTGGTCATGAGAAGGAAAGGTGTAGGaaaaacaaacctccaccaatgAAGCAACAGACACACAAAGCCTGGAGGCCTAAGGTTACAGCTACTACTGCCCCTGTACAAATGATTGTACCTGTAGTGTACAAAGATAAGAGTACTAGTCAGATTCCTCCAGATAGGCCTAAACAATCAGATGAAAGTAAGTCTCCTGTTACTCCTCAGAGAGTGTCTCAACAGGATGTTGATATTAGCTCAGATTTTCAACAACATCCTATATACAAGGAAGCATTGAGTGGACTGAGCCCCCCTAAGACAGGTGTGGGTGTCATTGGTAGTGTTCCTTTCAATTTTTCAACATAATTTTTGGTTTTTAGAATATTCGTGGTATGAATAGAGTAGAGAAGCAATGTTTTATAAATAATTTTATGCTCAagaataaagtttgtttatttggtTTGCTAGAGACCAAGGTTAATCCATGTAATTATAATATGGATGTGAATGTTTTTCAGGATTGGAGTATCTCAACGAATTCCCATCTTCACAAAGGGGGAAGGATCTGGGTCATGTGGAAGCCTAGTATGGTGGATATTATGTTTCTGGAGTATCATGCTTAATATGTTCATATGGAGGTTATTGAGAAAGCTTCCCAATGTTCCTTTATGGTGACTATGATATATGCATCTAACGATTTAAAGGAAAGGGAGGAGCTTTGGGGGAGTCTGAGGAGAATTGCCATTGGAATAGTGGTACCATGGGTGATTGGAGGGGATTTTAATTGTGTGACCCAAAGTTCTGAGAGGCTTGGAGGTAGGGTTCTGAATCTTTGAAACTGAACCCTTTAAGAATTGAATAGAGGATTGTGGTTTCCTGGATATGCAAGCTACTGGTGCGTACTACACTTGGAACAACAAGCAAAAGGTTGAGTTAAGAACTTACAGTAGACTTGATAGGGTATTCCATAATAGGGAGTGGATGAGAGCTAAGCCGggctattttgctaattttcTGCCTGAGGGGAATTTTGATCATACTCCTTTCATAATTCGAGAGAAAGTTAAATATTCAAGCTCAAGCAGACCCTttaaatattttaacatgtggagTAGAGCTCCTAACTTCAGAGAGGTGGTGAATAAGGGGTGGAATCATTTAATTCAGGGAACCCAAATGTTTCAGCTTGTGAGAAGGCTAAAATTACTGAAACCTGAGCTTAAGTAATTGAACAGAGAATGTTTTTCTGATATTGAGAATAAGGCTGATATAGCCTACGCTCAATTAATTCAGATTCAGGAAGCATTAATTCACCAGCCTGGAGATCAGGAATTAATACAACAAGAACATGCTGCTAATGAGAATGCTCGAATTCTTCAAACAGCCAAGACTGAATATTTGAAACAAAAAGCCAAGGCTCACTGGTTGTCTGAGGGGGACTCAAATACTTCTTATTTTCATGGGATTATTAAGGCTAGGAGAAACTCCAATTCTATATATCAAATTAAAGATCATGAGGGGCAGTTACACAAGGAGGAAAAGGATATTCAGCAAGCTTTTCTGAAATATTACCAGATGTTACTGGGTTCCAAGAGTAACACCATTCAAGTTAATGAAGCCATTGTCAGGAAAGGTTCTCTTTGCAACGAAGACCATGCTCAGATCCTCCTATCACCAGTAACAAGGAATGAGGTAAAGGAAGTTATGTTCAGTATTCCTAATGATAAAGCTCCTGGGCCTGATGGCTATTCTAGCAAGTTTTTTAAAGACTCATGGAATATTGTGGGCAATGATGTCATTAATGCAGTATTAGATTACAGTGGTCAGATCCTTAAACAACTTAATACAACTTTGGTCACTTTGATTCCCAAAAAGGAGAGACCTGAATCTGTTCTAGAATATAGACCTATTGCGTGTTGCAATGTCATCTATAAGTGCATCTCAAAGCTCATTTGCAATAGACTAACCAAGGTACTACCTCATATCATTTCCAATACTCAAGGGGGCTTTATTCAAGGGCGTAGCATATTGGAGAATATCATGGTGTGTCATGATATCATTAGACTCTATGAGAGGAAAGCAGTTTCTCCAAGATGCCTTATAAAGATGGATCTATAGAAAGCTTACGATACTGTGGAATAGGATTTCTTGGATCAGATGATGAAAGCTTTGAATATGCCTGAGAATTTTAGAGGATGGATTATGCAATGTGTCACAACTGATAGTTACTCTCTTAATCTCAATGgcaatgtttttggattttttcaaGGAAAGAGAGGACTCAGGCAAGGGGGCCCTCTCTCTCCTCTTTTATTCACAATTTGCATGGAATACCTGTCAAGATTACTGGCTCACACTACCTCTAGTGAAAAATTCAGATTCCATCCATTATGCAAGCCAATGAGTTTATCTCATCTCATGTTTGCGGATGATCTGCTTCTTTTTAGTAAAGGTAATACTGACTCTATGATGATACTCCTTAAGACTTTCTCGCACTTTTCACACTCCTCTGGGCCTAAGATGAGTAAGGGGAAATCTAATGTTTATTTCAATGGAGTTAAAGATGACATCAGGGCTGATATCCTCAAAGTATCAGGGCTCATTGAAAGTAATTTGCCATTCAGATATATCTTGGGGTCCCTACTAAAACCACAAGGTTATCTTGGAAAGAATGCCAACCACTCATTGACAAAATTGTCCACAAAATTCACATTCTTGGTTCTAGAAAGCTTTCCTATGCTGGGAGACTTACTCTAGTTAAGGCAGTTTTCAAGTCCTTACATAATTATTGGGCTCAGATTTTTATCCTTCCCTCAGGGGTCATCAACAAGATTGAGTGCATCTGTAGGAATTTTCTATGGAATGGTGGTGTAGACTATATGAAAGCCCCTTTAGTTTCTTGGGAAAAGACGTGCAGGCCTAAACAGGAAGGAGGGCTAGGACTCAGAAATGATCTCATATGGAATAGAGCAGCAATTGGCAAATTGGTGTGGTGGCTAGCTATCAAAACAGACAGATTATGGGTCAAATGGATCCAACATATTTATCTGAAAGGGCGAGATTGGTTAGCCTATGAACCCCCAGCTTCTACCTCGTGGTATTGGAGAAAGATATGTCAAGTTAAAAGCATCATGAAAGAGGCATTATGACAACAAATCTGGAATGACTCTAACAGCTACACCATTGCAAAGGGTTACGATCACATGTGAGACAAAGCACCCAAAATTAAGTGGCACAAGTATGTTTGGAACCAATATACGGTACCAAAGCACGCGTTTCTAGGGTGGATCTACTATCACGGAAACATGAATACAAATGATAAGCTATTTAATCTGAAGATTTGTGAACATAATACCTGTGACATGTATGGAATAGCAACAGAATCTACAGATCATCTCTTTTTCGACTGTCAGGTCAGCCGGAAGATTCTTCAACAGGTGAGTGACTGGGTAGGCATACGACTTCCGGTTAACAACATTGGTGTCTGGAGAAGCCAGTTGAAGGAGGGAAAAGCCAAATCTGATATGCTTAACGCCTTACTGAATGTGTGTATCTATCACATATGGGATCAACGAAACAAGGTTCGTCATGACCTTGTTATTTACGCACCTCAATTTACAACGAAGACGGTGATAGCTGAAGTGAAGATTATGGTAAGAGCATCAATGGAGAAGACAAAGGTAAGAGGAGTAGATGGATGGGTGACGCGGATTCTCAACTGGAATCCCTAATTTTTGGGGATTTTGGGGATGAATGTAATGAAAGGTTAATCTGTTTTTGATGTTGTATTTCCTTTTGTTGATGGACCGACTTGAGGATAGGGTCCAGTCGGGTAATATTTGTTGGGGCGACTCAAGCAcctgaaaacgggttttgattcgTCTTGTATGGTTACAGTTTTTTCTTTGATATAAATACTTACATtttatcagaaaaaaaaaaaaaagttcaaaaACCACAAACTGGAGAAGaggtgcaagaagatgttccttcatcgtCTAATCAAGTTATTGTTCCTTCCGAACCTAGGAAGTCAGGGAGGGTTAGTCGCCAACCCGATCGATACATGGGCATCATCGATTTGGATGACGAATTGGACGTCTTAAttttggaaagtgacgaacccgcaacctacaaatgtaacacccccatactccaagtgccttaccaggaccacccaggtataaggatgctaccatctcggttacccgaggcaatgataatcaaataaacaatgacgaaacaacatttaaatagaaatactttagcgaaaggttacaatctcaaaaccaaaaccaaaatatgaatacatgttctcaaaccaactgtctagtcAGCTAACTGAaaagtttattaaactactagctacagcggaagacttctattatcagaccgtggcacatcccagctatcccagtaactcgactcatacctgctcaataattgctcaccatccccgaatggatcaccacagtttttaaaacattaaacggggtcagtactaatcacacaatttatataaaccaacaatacagtaaaacaaacagctcaatcaccacagatattctccgaactccaaacccaactccacaatcctgactacacactaaagtgtgtagccctgccagagtgcccatcgcaacaggtcactcctcgcgctgatggggaccgcagccgttcccacctaagccccgctcatctccatcgagcgataaacccaaatctattaatgtgcacatcccttatgtggcgggttccacagaagggaAATCatgggcgtaaagccactcccgcaagtgactccactcagccagggacgcaccccgaagaacacagacagatacagtcaatcacaactactatcagcaaccaagtccagcaatcgtcacaatacgagtatgataatattcaacaaccacaaacaccaatcaacacatcatgggactaataccgagtaggaaaccctacccggaaagcacaaagACAATCGACGATCTCACAAACTAATATCAAaatgcttcctctacgaatcctcctcctaacatacaaacatataatcactaccaatcataaagtacaacaaaacccccaattcccaacattagggtttaaccaactttaatgaaatactataaaaacgatatataggtcttaccctcgacgcaaggatcacaacggtataaagaaaggtaaaatccgaccttccaagctccgggatttgtcaacaatgtGATTGATGCAAAGAACGTACTTTGATTTCTCTTTGTtgaaagtgattaggttttaaaagtgtttaaagaacaatgacggaagttattatatacttaatcgcattattaacaaaacccgagaaatcatcccccataaaccggctactcgatcgagtagctaaggtactcgatcgagtgcccccttactcgatcgagtatctacgttactcgatcgagtacccaacaggtcagaaactattttaatctgcagctcgcccttactcgacagagtaaggcctactcgatagagtacccaaagactcataaatccgtagtattacagtcttccctccttaaaaagaacttcgtccccgaagttcaaaccacaataaaacaaagactcacactacgacactcccgactcaacaaccaaaacaaactcaacataaaacatgttattaacccaaactcaacccgactcaacgacaacaaccataccgacacaacataaaaggttataaaaactcttaaaactctttgcgatcatctcctaccccctaaaagaaacaaggttacgtccccgtaaccatacatacctgatcaaaaaggaaagggtaacgctctctcatggcatcctctgcctcccatgtagcttcctcagtctcgtgattcgaccaaaggatcttaagcaaaactgtctcaccactcctagtcttcctaaccttccggtcaagaatttgcttaggtacctcaagatatgataaggactcatctagttctaagctctctgcctctaacacatgtgacgggtcactcacatacttccgcagctgcgatacatgaaacacattatgcactctctctaacgcaactggtaaagccagacgatatgcaacctctccaacctgCTCTAAGATCTCacaaggcccgatgaacttctgactcagcttgcctttcttaccaaatctcataaccccacgcataggagacactttcagaagaaccttatccccaacctgaaactctatatctcggcgatgtagatctgcataactcttttgcctatcctgagctgttctcatccgttccctgatcatcttaatctgttcaaccatctcatgtaccatctctggtcctagaaccactgcctcagcactgtcgtcccaacaaatcggactcctgcatctcctcccatataagcctcaaacggtgccatgccaatactagtgtgatagatgttgttgtaagataactctatcaaatccaacctcggttcccagctaccaccaaagtccatcacacaagctcgtaacatatcctcaagagttttgattgttctctcagtctgaccgtctgtcgcaggatgaaaagcactactcatcttcaaagttgttcccaaagattcctgcaactctttccaaaaccttgagataaacctcgcatctctgtcagatactatgtccttagggactccatgtaactttagcacattcttccgataagccatagctaattgtgctttagtccatgtatcttttattgacacaaagtgagctgacttggtcagtcgatccactatcacccaaatcatgttgttaccatgttgactctttggcaaacccacgataaaatccatagaaatggattcccacttccactcaggtacctctaaagactgaatcttaccttgtggttgtcgctgctcccctttaactctctggcatgtcaaacaacgggccacaaactcagctgtttctttcttcatcccaggccaccaaaacgtgttcttcaagtccttgtatagtttgtcaccacctggatgtactgaatatggtgtacaatgtgcctctgtcatgatagtctttttcagctcctcatcattagggacacaccacctaccatcgaacctcaaactaccatctgtatgaatagagaatcgagacactttgtccctttctctacttcagactttccactcaaccatcttaggatctaaagcctcgtttacctcgaatatcatcataaagatcgggATGtcttgtcaaatctcccacaaagATCCCCTctctcgcatcatatgtatcccaaacttccccacctcatatctcaacctcatcaaagatagagctgtacacagggagtgtacactcttcctactcaaagcatctgcaacaacattggctttcccttcatggtagataatatccatgtcataatcgccaatcagctccatccacctcctctgtctcatgttcaactccttttgagtgaagatgtacttgagactcttgtgatccgaaaataccttaaaggtcgccccataaaggtaatgtctccaaatcttgagagcaaacaccactgcacctaactctagatcatgagtagggtagttctcctcatacggcttcaattacctagaagcataggcaatcaccttaccgttgtgcatcaacacacatcccaacccattatttgaggcatctgtataaacctcaaagttctcgatcccttcaggcaatgctaagataggagctgtggtcaaacgctcctttaatgtttggaacgccttctcacaactctcatcccaacgaaacctgttctctttcctcatcaaagctgtcataggtctagctatcttggagaaatctttcacgaaccgtcgtagtatcactaaacccaagaaactcccgatctcaaagaacattctttggtgcttcccactttgtcaccgcctcaatcttcttAGGATCCACTGACTACTttctccttagagatcacatgcccttaaaagcaactttctctaaccgtaACTCAAACTTGACAAAttttagcatataactcatgctccctcaaagtctgcaacacaatcctcagatgctcctccttagtcttagagtagactaagatgtcatcgatcaacaccaccacaaacttgtccaaaaattgtctgaagattctgttcatcaaatccataaacacagtcggtgcattagataacccaaacggcatcaccacatactcataatggccatacctcgacgtgaaggctgtctttggtatgtccacctctctaatcttcacctgatggtatcccgacctcaaatcaatcttagaaaagactgctgcaccactcaactgatcaaataggCCGTCTATCCTTGGCAACgtatacttgttcttcaccgtcactcggttcagctccctgtagtctatgcacaacctcaaactcccatctttcttcttcacaaaaagaactggtgctccccacggcgatacactaggtctaatgtatcccttctctatcagatcatctaactgtttcctgggctcctccatctctttaggacccatccggtacggtgccttagagattggccctgtccccggtttcaactcaactgtgaaatctatctccctcttcggtggcaaccccggaatctcctctggaaaaacatctgcaaactttcccaccactggtatctgatcaactgtcggactctctatccggccatctctcacatgacacaagatcaaaggacatcccttcctcagataagacttcaaggtgacagctgcaatcaacttaactttgggtttgactagaaacccacgataagacaaactaacacccttaggacctctcaaagacactttcttttgatgacagtctatcttagctttatactttcccaaccaatccatcccgactatcatctcaaacccgtcaaaaggaaactctagcaagtctacaggtagatcaacttgcccaactatcatagacacatctctaaacaacctcccacatgatacagacttacccgaaggtataaaaagtttctcacttacagactcatataccctcaaacccaaccgtttaacatgactcgaagatacaaacgactgagacgcccccgaatcaaacaaaacaaaggtatgaataccgttaacaagaaaagtactagtgataacatgtgcatcctcctcagctgctttcttgtccatcatgaacagactttccatcggtcttccgtccacctccccggacaagatcttggccgatgtggtcggcttagcacccgacccctgattgttgttggtgttcgtagctggtttctgataagaattaccgccattgcggttaccttcaccctgatagctctgacttccctggttagaccatgacccagacggtctattgctcgcataactctgtgcaggtcccttaGAATAGCTCCCCCTAGCCGATCCCTGTAaagctcccggtgcactcgtgcactcatgtctcttgtggcctacaccgccacagccaaagcaagtcattccccaactaccactactactcactcggccacgcccaaaggaagccccagcactgaaccctgacccagaagaaaaccctctagcatgattgtggttgcctttcttgtgactagattggccaccaccttcactctcagcctttcttttctcaacacccactctctactgagccatctccaccaacctctcagctctcccagccctctcataagcttccttaacatcagtaaggactcctacaggcagcttatccatgatcttaggggtcaaccccctctcaaacctcgccgtgttctcctcactcaaacccatatcctcaaagcatacctagacttctcattaaactacttgtagtactcagcaactgacatatcagatgtcatcttaaacccatcaaactcctctctcagcttactcctcatatgttccggtacaaactctttcctcatagccctccgaaactatTCCCAAgctatagcaggtaagccttggttcgcatacatctccctagcactcaccttcaccttatcccaccactcgccagctgcttcccttaggtagaacgcagcttgctctactcttatctcatcaggacaatgaaccaggtctagtatattctccatctcacgatgccagttgtcaagaaggtttggttccccggtccccttgtactcttttgggttgaacctcgctatatagaggctgatcttagagtgatcaacctccttatccttatcttttcccactttctttaaggcctccgtaagagcatcttgatgctccaacatcttaacgatatcatctatgttcatggtctcagctctcgcataataagcgtttctcttgggcggcatcttgaaactatataagaaagggtagacataaacatacgtactaaaacctcaaaacacgaaagcgaactgcccagaacacactcgatcgagtgcctaaacctgctcgatcgagtaagaggctactcgatcgagtgcccaccatactcgatcgagtgcctcgacatcagaccccaaacagaccttctgatctctaacatactcgaccgagtagtcaggctactcgatcgagtgaccccctactcgatcgagtgctcgaggtactcgatcgagtgcccaaaaacacgattctggttgcaaaatcgtcaaatacccactcgatcgagtcagacccactcgatcgactcatgctaactcgaatatgctccCCACATGCTagatcatatcccaacatattcTATGCAACTTTATAACTCGACATATAAAATAGTTAAGCATGCatttctaccaagcttttcatatgatcaacaattcaacgatatcatattatcaaacgccacatagtaaacaaccaacatgcttcttgttcaaacaacagttctatatacttcaccaacctttcatgcacaaactcaaccttctactccaaacatccaacaattacaacatacaacTCCACATTCGcatacaaactaacaaacatcacatacgacctcgacatacacccccatgtgaccggttcaaaattgtaggacgagttcgcgactttaggacatctcccaagcctttgcattagctcctacaacctttaccccgggttcattttaattgactccctatattcattaggttcattggttacaggtttcaggatcgtcgctctgataccattttgtaacacccccatactccaagtgccttaccaggaccacccaggtataaggatgctaccatctcggttacccgaggcaatgataatcaaataaacaataacgaaacaacatttaaatagaaatactttagcaaaaggttacaatctcaaaaccaaaaccaaaatatgaatacatgttctcaaaccaactgtctagtcAGCTAACTGAaaagtttattaaactactagctacagcggaagacttctatcatcagaccgtggcacatcccagctatcccagtaactcgactcttACCTACTAAataattgctcaccatccccgaatggatcaccacagtttttaaaacattaaatggggtcagtactaatcacacaatttatataaaccaacaatacagtaaaacaaacatttcaatcaccacagatattctccgaactccaaacccaactccacaatcctgactacaaactaaagtgtgtagtcctgccataGTGC contains:
- the LOC141588575 gene encoding uncharacterized protein LOC141588575, translated to MEVIEKASQCSFMVTMIYASNDLKEREELWGSLRRIAIGIVVPWVIGGDFNCVTQSSERLGEDCGFLDMQATGAYYTWNNKQKVELRTYSRLDRVFHNREWMRAKPGYFANFLPEGNFDHTPFIIREKVKYSSSSRPFKYFNMWSRAPNFREVVNKGECFSDIENKADIAYAQLIQIQEALIHQPGDQELIQQEHAANENARILQTAKTEYLKQKAKAHWLSEGDSNTSYFHGIIKARRNSNSIYQIKDHEGQLHKEEKDIQQAFLKYYQMLLGSKSNTIQVNEAIVRKGSLCNEDHAQILLSPVTRNEVKEVMFSIPNDKAPGPDGYSSKFFKDSWNIVGNDVINAVLDYSGQILKQLNTTLVTLIPKKERPESVLEYRPIACCNVIYKCISKLICNRLTKDFLDQMMKALNMPENFRGWIMQCVTTDSYSLNLNGNVFGFFQGKRGLRQGGPLSPLLFTICMEYLSRLLAHTTSSEKFRFHPLCKPMSLSHLMFADDLLLFSKGNTDSMMILLKTFSHFSHSSGPKMSKGKSNVYFNGVKDDIRADILKVSGLIERVINKIECICRNFLWNGGVDYMKAPLVSWEKTCRPKQEGGLGLRNDLIWNRAAIGKLVWWLAIKTDRLWVKWIQHIYLKGRDWLAYEPPASTSWYWRKICQVKSIMKEAL
- the LOC141588576 gene encoding uncharacterized protein LOC141588576 — encoded protein: MNTNDKLFNLKICEHNTCDMYGIATESTDHLFFDCQVSRKILQQVSDWVGIRLPVNNIGVWRSQLKEGKAKSDMLNALLNVCIYHIWDQRNKVRHDLVIYAPQFTTKTVIAEVKIMVRASMEKTKVRGVDGWVTRILNWNP